In Stegostoma tigrinum isolate sSteTig4 chromosome 7, sSteTig4.hap1, whole genome shotgun sequence, one genomic interval encodes:
- the rprma gene encoding protein reprimo A — MNSTLVNQTESAVYFNGTDSLNSVVRCCNDNLSSVLADDDFVLTAPDERNLYIMRVVQIAVMCVLSLTVVFGIFFLGCNLLIKSEGMVNFLVKDRRPSKEVEAVIAGPY; from the coding sequence atgaattccactctCGTGAATCAGACTGAGAGCGCCGTGTACTTTAACGGAACCGACTCTTTGAACTCGGTGGTCAGATGCTGTAACGATAACCTTTCTTCGGTGCTAGCAGACGATGACTTTGTGCTGACTGCTCCGGATGAGAGAAACCTCTACATCATGAGGGTGGTCCAGATTGCAGTGATGTGCGTCTTATCGCTCACCGTTGTCTTTGGGATATTTTTCCTCGGTTGCAATCTGCTGATCAAATCAGAAGGGATGGTAAACTTCTTGGTCAAGGACAGGAGACCTTCCAAGGAGGTGGAAGCGGTCATTGCTGGCCCTTATTAA